One Ricinus communis isolate WT05 ecotype wild-type chromosome 7, ASM1957865v1, whole genome shotgun sequence genomic region harbors:
- the LOC8274845 gene encoding probable beta-1,3-galactosyltransferase 2 isoform X2 — protein MSLKSRGGELNYSYSSSTSNKSVISQRWTLFLCLCCFCGGMLFTNRMWTVPESKSITRTTAMEAEKLKLVSEGCGIETKEVRRDSKDIIGEVYKTHNAIQTLDKTISNLEMELAAARAAQESILSGSPLSEDLKSTGSSGKRRYLMVVGINTAFSSRKRRDSVRATWMPQGEKRKKLEEEKGIIIRFVIGHSATSGGILDRAIEAEDKKHGDFLRLDHVEGYLELSAKTKIYFATAVALWDADFYVKVDDDVHVNIATLGETLVRHRKKSRLYIGCMKSGPVLNQKGVRYHEPEFWKFGEAGNKYFRHATGQLYAISKDLATYISINQHVLHKYANEDVSLGSWFIGLDVEHIDDRRLCCGTPPDCEWKAQAGNICVASFDWSCSGICRSADRIKEVHRRCGEGENALWSATF, from the exons atgtcTTTGAAGAGTAGAGGTGGGGAGCTgaattattcttattcttcttctacttctaataaaagtgttatatCACAAAGATGGACCCTTTTCCTTTGCTTGTGTTGTTTCTGTGGTGGAATGCTCTTCACCAATAG GATGTGGACAGTTCCCGAGTCTAAAAGTATCACCCGGACAACTGCAATGGAAGCTGAAAAATTGAAGTTAGTTTCAGAGGGTTGTGGCATTGAAACT AAAGAAGTAAGACGCGACTCGAAGGATATTATTGGAGAAGTGTATAAGACCCATAATGCCATACA GACATTAGATAAGACCATTTCAAATTTGGAGATGGAATTAGCTGCTGCAAGGGCAGCACAAGAGTCCATACTCAGTGGCTCTCCTTTATCAGAAGACTTGAAGAGTACCGGATCATCAGGGAAAAGAAGGTATTTGATGGTTGTTGGTATTAATACTGCTTTCAGCAGCCGGAAAAGAAGAGATTCAGTTCGTGCAACATGGATGCCACAAG GtgagaaaaggaagaaactgGAAGAAGAGAAGGGTATCATCATTCGATTCGTCATTGGTCATAG TGCCACTTCAGGAGGCATTTTGGACAGAGCCATTGAAGCGGAGGACAAAAAGCATGGAGATTTCTTGAGGCTG GATCATGTTGAAGGATACCTCGAATTGTCTGCCaagacaaaaatatattttgctACTGCAGTTGCTTTATGGGATGCAGATTTCTATGTCAAAGTTGATGATGATGTCCATGTGAATATAG CGACACTTGGAGAAACTTTAGTTAGACATAGAAAGAAATCACGGCTATACATTGGATGCATGAAATCTGGTCCTGTCCTTAATCAAAA GGGAGTAAGATATCATGAACCTGAGTTCTGGAAATTTGGGGAGGCAGGAAACAAGTACTTCCGCCATGCTACCGGACAGCTATATGCCATTTCTAAAGATTTGGCtacatatatatcaataaacca GCATGTTCTGCACAAGTATGCTAACGAGGATGTTTCATTGGGGTCTTGGTTTATTGGACTTGATGTGGAGCACATTGACGATCGGAGACTTTGCTGTGGCACCCCACCAg ATTGTGAATGGAAAGCGCAGGCTGGCAACATTTGTGTTGCTTCTTTTGATTGGAGCTGCAGTGGAATTTGCAGATCTGCCGATAGGATTAAGGAGGTCCATAGGCGGTGCGGAGAAGGTGAGAATGCTTTGTGGAGTGCAACATTTTAA
- the LOC8274846 gene encoding 11S globulin translates to MVQPSSLLSLSFFLLVLFHGSLARREFQQGNGCQLNKLYALEPDKRIQTEAGLVESWNPNRDQFQCAGVAVVRRTIHPNGLLLPSYSNAPQLLYIVQGRGMTGVLLLGCAETLQESQQSGGSSRVRDQHQKIRHFRKGDVIALPAGVAHWCYNDGNEPVVTISVLDTANIGNQLDRNPRNFYLAGNTEDEFPQLPRGDYERGQHQFARRPSRPPHVSCNNLFCGIDSRVLAEAFNVDEQLARKLQGQNDFRGSIVNVEGRLLVVRPPRSQQEREEQREREQEGRPGRYNGVEETFCTMRMKENIADPSRSDIFVPEVGRVSTVNSHNLPILRWLQLSASHVVLRNDAVRLPHWHINAHSVIYAVKGQARIQVVDENGNSVFDGNVREGQVLTVPQNFVVVKRSESDRFEYVAFKTNDNAMTSDLSGRSSAVRGMPVEVIANAFRVSIEEARRIKFAREETTLGSSRFQSGRRHYDA, encoded by the exons ATGGTTCAGCCTTCTTCGCtgctctctctttctttcttcctacttgttctcttccatggctcTCTAGCTCGCCGTGAATTTCAGCAGGGTAATGGGTGCCAACTCAATAAACTCTATGCCCTCGAACCCGATAAACGTATTCAGACCGAAGCTGGTTTGGTTGAGTCGTGGAATCCTAACCGTGATCAGTTCCAATGCGCTGGTGTTGCTGTTGTTAGACGTACCATTCATCCCAATGGCCTTCTATTGCCATCCTATAGCAATGCTCCTCAACTCTTATACATTGTCCAgg GTAGAGGAATGACAGGGGTCTTGCTCCTGGGATGTGCTGAAACACTCCAAGAGTCTCAGCAATCAGGTGGCAGCAGCAGAGTTCGTGATCAGCACCAGAAGATTCGTCATTTCCGTAAGGGCGATGTTATTGCTTTGCCTGCTGGAGTAGCCCACTGGTGCTACAACGACGGCAATGAGCCTGTCGTTACTATTTCTGTCCTTGACACTGCCAACATAGGCAACCAGCTTGACAGGAACCCCAGA AACTTCTATCTAGCTGGCAACACAGAAGATGAGTTCCCTCAACTTCCACGCGGCGACTATGAGCGCGGCCAGCATCAATTTGCTCGCCGTCCAAGTCGGCCACCACATGTTTCGTGCAACAATCTTTTCTGCGGAATAGACTCAAGAGTCCTTGCCGAAGCTTTCAACGTGGACGAGCAGTTGGCTAGGAAGCTTCAAGGCCAAAATGACTTCAGAGGCAGCATTGTGAATGTAGAAGGTAGGCTTCTGGTAGTCAGGCCACCCCGGTCTCAACAAGAGAGAGAGGAACAACGAGAGAGAGAGCAAGAAGGCCGACCAGGACGTTACAATGGCGTTGAGGAGACATTTTGCACCATGAGAATGAAAGAGAACATTGCTGATCCCTCTCGCTCTGATATATTTGTCCCAGAAGTTGGCCGTGTTAGCACTGTCAACAGCCACAACCTCCCTATTCTGCGATGGCTCCAACTCAGTGCTTCCCATGTCGTTCTTCGCAAT GATGCTGTGAGGTTACCCCACTGGCACATAAATGCCCACAGCGTAATCTATGCCGTGAAGGGTCAAGCAAGGATTCAGGTGGTGGATGAGAACGGCAACAGTGTGTTCGATGGAAATGTAAGAGAAGGACAGGTCCTGACCGTGCCACAGAACTTTGTGGTGGTGAAACGATCAGAGAGTGACAGATTCGAATACGTCGCGTTCAAGACCAACGACAATGCCATGACCTCTGATCTTTCCGGCCGCTCTTCTGCTGTTCGCGGCATGCCAGTGGAGGTGATTGCCAATGCATTCCGGGTGTCGATAGAAGAGGCAAGGAGAATCAAGTTTGCTAGAGAGGAAACAACCTTAGGTAGCTCAAGGTTCCAGTCAGGAAGAAGGCATTATGATGCTTAA
- the LOC8274845 gene encoding probable beta-1,3-galactosyltransferase 2 isoform X1, producing the protein MSLKSRGGELNYSYSSSTSNKSVISQRWTLFLCLCCFCGGMLFTNRMWTVPESKSITRTTAMEAEKLKLVSEGCGIETLHQKEVRRDSKDIIGEVYKTHNAIQTLDKTISNLEMELAAARAAQESILSGSPLSEDLKSTGSSGKRRYLMVVGINTAFSSRKRRDSVRATWMPQGEKRKKLEEEKGIIIRFVIGHSATSGGILDRAIEAEDKKHGDFLRLDHVEGYLELSAKTKIYFATAVALWDADFYVKVDDDVHVNIATLGETLVRHRKKSRLYIGCMKSGPVLNQKGVRYHEPEFWKFGEAGNKYFRHATGQLYAISKDLATYISINQHVLHKYANEDVSLGSWFIGLDVEHIDDRRLCCGTPPDCEWKAQAGNICVASFDWSCSGICRSADRIKEVHRRCGEGENALWSATF; encoded by the exons atgtcTTTGAAGAGTAGAGGTGGGGAGCTgaattattcttattcttcttctacttctaataaaagtgttatatCACAAAGATGGACCCTTTTCCTTTGCTTGTGTTGTTTCTGTGGTGGAATGCTCTTCACCAATAG GATGTGGACAGTTCCCGAGTCTAAAAGTATCACCCGGACAACTGCAATGGAAGCTGAAAAATTGAAGTTAGTTTCAGAGGGTTGTGGCATTGAAACT TTGCATCAGAAAGAAGTAAGACGCGACTCGAAGGATATTATTGGAGAAGTGTATAAGACCCATAATGCCATACA GACATTAGATAAGACCATTTCAAATTTGGAGATGGAATTAGCTGCTGCAAGGGCAGCACAAGAGTCCATACTCAGTGGCTCTCCTTTATCAGAAGACTTGAAGAGTACCGGATCATCAGGGAAAAGAAGGTATTTGATGGTTGTTGGTATTAATACTGCTTTCAGCAGCCGGAAAAGAAGAGATTCAGTTCGTGCAACATGGATGCCACAAG GtgagaaaaggaagaaactgGAAGAAGAGAAGGGTATCATCATTCGATTCGTCATTGGTCATAG TGCCACTTCAGGAGGCATTTTGGACAGAGCCATTGAAGCGGAGGACAAAAAGCATGGAGATTTCTTGAGGCTG GATCATGTTGAAGGATACCTCGAATTGTCTGCCaagacaaaaatatattttgctACTGCAGTTGCTTTATGGGATGCAGATTTCTATGTCAAAGTTGATGATGATGTCCATGTGAATATAG CGACACTTGGAGAAACTTTAGTTAGACATAGAAAGAAATCACGGCTATACATTGGATGCATGAAATCTGGTCCTGTCCTTAATCAAAA GGGAGTAAGATATCATGAACCTGAGTTCTGGAAATTTGGGGAGGCAGGAAACAAGTACTTCCGCCATGCTACCGGACAGCTATATGCCATTTCTAAAGATTTGGCtacatatatatcaataaacca GCATGTTCTGCACAAGTATGCTAACGAGGATGTTTCATTGGGGTCTTGGTTTATTGGACTTGATGTGGAGCACATTGACGATCGGAGACTTTGCTGTGGCACCCCACCAg ATTGTGAATGGAAAGCGCAGGCTGGCAACATTTGTGTTGCTTCTTTTGATTGGAGCTGCAGTGGAATTTGCAGATCTGCCGATAGGATTAAGGAGGTCCATAGGCGGTGCGGAGAAGGTGAGAATGCTTTGTGGAGTGCAACATTTTAA
- the LOC8274845 gene encoding probable beta-1,3-galactosyltransferase 2 isoform X3: MWTVPESKSITRTTAMEAEKLKLVSEGCGIETLHQKEVRRDSKDIIGEVYKTHNAIQTLDKTISNLEMELAAARAAQESILSGSPLSEDLKSTGSSGKRRYLMVVGINTAFSSRKRRDSVRATWMPQGEKRKKLEEEKGIIIRFVIGHSATSGGILDRAIEAEDKKHGDFLRLDHVEGYLELSAKTKIYFATAVALWDADFYVKVDDDVHVNIATLGETLVRHRKKSRLYIGCMKSGPVLNQKGVRYHEPEFWKFGEAGNKYFRHATGQLYAISKDLATYISINQHVLHKYANEDVSLGSWFIGLDVEHIDDRRLCCGTPPDCEWKAQAGNICVASFDWSCSGICRSADRIKEVHRRCGEGENALWSATF, from the exons ATGTGGACAGTTCCCGAGTCTAAAAGTATCACCCGGACAACTGCAATGGAAGCTGAAAAATTGAAGTTAGTTTCAGAGGGTTGTGGCATTGAAACT TTGCATCAGAAAGAAGTAAGACGCGACTCGAAGGATATTATTGGAGAAGTGTATAAGACCCATAATGCCATACA GACATTAGATAAGACCATTTCAAATTTGGAGATGGAATTAGCTGCTGCAAGGGCAGCACAAGAGTCCATACTCAGTGGCTCTCCTTTATCAGAAGACTTGAAGAGTACCGGATCATCAGGGAAAAGAAGGTATTTGATGGTTGTTGGTATTAATACTGCTTTCAGCAGCCGGAAAAGAAGAGATTCAGTTCGTGCAACATGGATGCCACAAG GtgagaaaaggaagaaactgGAAGAAGAGAAGGGTATCATCATTCGATTCGTCATTGGTCATAG TGCCACTTCAGGAGGCATTTTGGACAGAGCCATTGAAGCGGAGGACAAAAAGCATGGAGATTTCTTGAGGCTG GATCATGTTGAAGGATACCTCGAATTGTCTGCCaagacaaaaatatattttgctACTGCAGTTGCTTTATGGGATGCAGATTTCTATGTCAAAGTTGATGATGATGTCCATGTGAATATAG CGACACTTGGAGAAACTTTAGTTAGACATAGAAAGAAATCACGGCTATACATTGGATGCATGAAATCTGGTCCTGTCCTTAATCAAAA GGGAGTAAGATATCATGAACCTGAGTTCTGGAAATTTGGGGAGGCAGGAAACAAGTACTTCCGCCATGCTACCGGACAGCTATATGCCATTTCTAAAGATTTGGCtacatatatatcaataaacca GCATGTTCTGCACAAGTATGCTAACGAGGATGTTTCATTGGGGTCTTGGTTTATTGGACTTGATGTGGAGCACATTGACGATCGGAGACTTTGCTGTGGCACCCCACCAg ATTGTGAATGGAAAGCGCAGGCTGGCAACATTTGTGTTGCTTCTTTTGATTGGAGCTGCAGTGGAATTTGCAGATCTGCCGATAGGATTAAGGAGGTCCATAGGCGGTGCGGAGAAGGTGAGAATGCTTTGTGGAGTGCAACATTTTAA
- the LOC8274845 gene encoding probable beta-1,3-galactosyltransferase 2 isoform X4: MWTVPESKSITRTTAMEAEKLKLVSEGCGIETKEVRRDSKDIIGEVYKTHNAIQTLDKTISNLEMELAAARAAQESILSGSPLSEDLKSTGSSGKRRYLMVVGINTAFSSRKRRDSVRATWMPQGEKRKKLEEEKGIIIRFVIGHSATSGGILDRAIEAEDKKHGDFLRLDHVEGYLELSAKTKIYFATAVALWDADFYVKVDDDVHVNIATLGETLVRHRKKSRLYIGCMKSGPVLNQKGVRYHEPEFWKFGEAGNKYFRHATGQLYAISKDLATYISINQHVLHKYANEDVSLGSWFIGLDVEHIDDRRLCCGTPPDCEWKAQAGNICVASFDWSCSGICRSADRIKEVHRRCGEGENALWSATF; the protein is encoded by the exons ATGTGGACAGTTCCCGAGTCTAAAAGTATCACCCGGACAACTGCAATGGAAGCTGAAAAATTGAAGTTAGTTTCAGAGGGTTGTGGCATTGAAACT AAAGAAGTAAGACGCGACTCGAAGGATATTATTGGAGAAGTGTATAAGACCCATAATGCCATACA GACATTAGATAAGACCATTTCAAATTTGGAGATGGAATTAGCTGCTGCAAGGGCAGCACAAGAGTCCATACTCAGTGGCTCTCCTTTATCAGAAGACTTGAAGAGTACCGGATCATCAGGGAAAAGAAGGTATTTGATGGTTGTTGGTATTAATACTGCTTTCAGCAGCCGGAAAAGAAGAGATTCAGTTCGTGCAACATGGATGCCACAAG GtgagaaaaggaagaaactgGAAGAAGAGAAGGGTATCATCATTCGATTCGTCATTGGTCATAG TGCCACTTCAGGAGGCATTTTGGACAGAGCCATTGAAGCGGAGGACAAAAAGCATGGAGATTTCTTGAGGCTG GATCATGTTGAAGGATACCTCGAATTGTCTGCCaagacaaaaatatattttgctACTGCAGTTGCTTTATGGGATGCAGATTTCTATGTCAAAGTTGATGATGATGTCCATGTGAATATAG CGACACTTGGAGAAACTTTAGTTAGACATAGAAAGAAATCACGGCTATACATTGGATGCATGAAATCTGGTCCTGTCCTTAATCAAAA GGGAGTAAGATATCATGAACCTGAGTTCTGGAAATTTGGGGAGGCAGGAAACAAGTACTTCCGCCATGCTACCGGACAGCTATATGCCATTTCTAAAGATTTGGCtacatatatatcaataaacca GCATGTTCTGCACAAGTATGCTAACGAGGATGTTTCATTGGGGTCTTGGTTTATTGGACTTGATGTGGAGCACATTGACGATCGGAGACTTTGCTGTGGCACCCCACCAg ATTGTGAATGGAAAGCGCAGGCTGGCAACATTTGTGTTGCTTCTTTTGATTGGAGCTGCAGTGGAATTTGCAGATCTGCCGATAGGATTAAGGAGGTCCATAGGCGGTGCGGAGAAGGTGAGAATGCTTTGTGGAGTGCAACATTTTAA